One window of the Lepisosteus oculatus isolate fLepOcu1 chromosome 24, fLepOcu1.hap2, whole genome shotgun sequence genome contains the following:
- the phyhd1 gene encoding phytanoyl-CoA dioxygenase domain-containing protein 1, with amino-acid sequence MNFITDEQVQKFREDGYLVLEGFLSPEECDALRKRMAEIVDSMDVPPHCRVQFSTDHDEQLKSQGNAEYFLTSGDKIRFFFETGVFDSKGDFIVPKQHSLNKIGHALHAYEPLYKNVTYSPMVQNLAKKLDLKCPVVLQSMYIFKQPGIGGEVMPHQDATFLHTEPLGRVIGLWIPLEDATPENGCLWFIPGSHRNGITRRMVRTPKGTFPLTDFIGRERTYDEDQFVPAPVKKGGLVLIHGEVVHRSAQNTSDRSRHVYAFHIMESEGTSWNPENWLQPTPELPFPSLYTQSCVP; translated from the exons TTTCGAGAGGATGGCTACCTGGTTTTAGAGGGGTTTCTCAGCCCAGAGGAGTGCGATGCGCTGCGAAAGAGGATGGCGGAGATTGTGGACAGCATGGATGTGCCCCCGCACTGCAGAGTCCAGTTCTCCACTGACCACGACGAGCAGTTGAAATCGCAG GGGAATGCTGAGTATTTCTTGACAAGTGGAGACAAGATCCGTTTCTTCTTTGAGACAGGGGTTTTTGACTCAAAAG GAGACTTCATTGTGCCAAAGCAGCATTCTCTGAATAAAATTGGACATG cactaCATGCTTATGAGCCACTTTATAAAAATGTCACATATTCTCCAATGGTTCAG AATTTGGCCAAGAAGCTTGACTTGAAATGTCCAGTAGTCCTGCAAAGCATGTATATTtttaag CAACCTGGGATTGGTGGCGAAG TGATGCCACACCAGGATGCCACCTTCCTGCACACAGAGCCCCTAGGCAGAGTGATAGGCCTCTGGATCCCTCTTGAAGACGCTACGCCGGAGAATGGCTGTCTGTGGTTCATTCCTGGTTCTCACAGAA ACGGGATCACAAGACGAATGGTCCGCACTCCGAAGGGCACCTTCCCTTTAACAGATTTCATTGGCAGAGAGAGAACCTACGACGAGGACCAGTTTGTCCCCGCTCCAGTGAAGAAAG GTGGGCTGGTCCTTATCCATGGGGAGGTGGTGCACCGCAGCGCACAGAACACGTCGGACCGATCTCGCCACGTCTACGCCTTTCACATCATGGAGTCCGAGGGCACGAGCTGGAATCCCGAGAACTG GTTACAGCCTACACCAGAGCTACCCTTCCCATCACTGTATACACAGAGCTGTGTTCCCTGA